Genomic segment of Lemur catta isolate mLemCat1 chromosome 2, mLemCat1.pri, whole genome shotgun sequence:
GGATGCTAAGGATCTAACAATGATCTGGACAGACACGATGTGCAGAGTGGCAGGGAAGAGCGGTGCTAAACAAGCACAGCATTAGTTACACTTGCTATGAGAGCTACAGATAAGTAGCAGGTGTTACGAACTAGCCTGGGAATGCCTCTAAGCCTGGTCTCCCAGAGGTAGTGACATTTAACTTGAGACCTAAAATCTCAGGCATTTGCcagacaaagaaggaaaagatttcaaggtggagggaacagcatgcACAAAGGTTTGCACTTGATCTTAGCCTAAAGGCCAAAAGGCGATTATGCATGTGCAAAGCTTTGGAGAGCAAAGGAGCCTGGCACGTGTGAGAAACTGAGAGGCCATAGTGGCTGGAGcttggagatggagagaaagcaGGGTGTGGTGCAAGACAAGGGTAGGGAGGCCCCAGGGGCCAGACCAGCTGACCTTCCCAGCCATGTTAAGAGCAAATTAGGAGACCATGGGGGCTCCTGGGGGAAAGATCAACCGGCCCGGAACGGAACTGAAGAAGAAGCTGTTCAAGCGCCGGCGGGTGTTGAACCGGGAGCGGCGACTGAAGCACCAGGTGGTTGGGGCTGTGATAGACGAGGGGCTGATCACGCGGCACCACCTCAAGAAGCGGGTGTCCAGTGCACGTGCCAACATTACTCTTCCGGGGAAGAAGCGCAGGAAACTCCTCCAGCAGATCCAGCTTGCCCAGAAAGAGAAGGCAGCCATGGAAGTGGAAGCTCCTTCAAAGCCAGCCAGAACTAGTGAAGCACAGCCCAAACGGCAAAAGAAGACAAAACCCCCCCATGATGTAGACATGAAGGACCTTGAAGATGAGAGCTAAAGTTCTTACCTTTTTCACCAGGATATTCTCAGCTGGAGCCATAAGGACTACGGAGGTTGTTTCAGAGGACTTTGGAGAAAGCATTGGCCCTTTTCAACTCTCCCCAGATTCCTCTTCCATAATGGCTTACTGACCTCCCCTGGAGGGATGTGTT
This window contains:
- the LOC123632690 gene encoding uncharacterized protein C11orf98-like, producing MGAPGGKINRPGTELKKKLFKRRRVLNRERRLKHQVVGAVIDEGLITRHHLKKRVSSARANITLPGKKRRKLLQQIQLAQKEKAAMEVEAPSKPARTSEAQPKRQKKTKPPHDVDMKDLEDES